From the genome of Phycodurus eques isolate BA_2022a chromosome 22, UOR_Pequ_1.1, whole genome shotgun sequence, one region includes:
- the LOC133397246 gene encoding cyclin-dependent kinase inhibitor 1-like, giving the protein MAMDTPSTSTTESEISRLGGVEALRLKVGPVRRNLFGPVNHQQLRKDFQRLLCMNIEEANKRWNYDFRRDAPGTGTNVQWEEVRCQDVPGFYHSGTVRPAAWLGKPPRRSSASSGEGSPESCSSSGSEDEYLEVITRGYYRLRRPEKDRQASITDFFKVKRRRLLHYKAPSRQ; this is encoded by the exons ATGGCAATGGACACGCCATCAACGTCAACAACTGAGTCTGAGATCTCGCGCCTGGGTGGCGTCGAGGCCCTGAGGTTGAAGGTGGGCCCGGTGCGGAGGAACCTTTTTGGGCCAGTGAACCACCAGCAGTTGCGCAAAGACTTCCAGCGGCTGCTGTGCATGAACATAGAGGAAGCCAACAAGCGGTGGAACTACGACTTCCGCAGAGACGCGCCGGGCACTGGCACCAACGTCCAGTGGGAGGAGGTCCGGTGTCAGGACGTGCCGGGCTTTTAccacagcggcacggtgaggcCGGCGGCGTGGCTCGGCAAGCCCCCGAGGCGGAGCTCCGCCTCGTCGGGCGAGGGATCCCCTGAGTCCTGCAGCTCTTCTGGATCTGAGGACGAGTACCTTGAGGTGATCACGAGGGGGTACTACCGGCTGCGACGGCCAGAAAAAGACAGACAAGCTTCCATCACGG ATTTCTTCAaggtgaagaggaggaggcttcTACATTACAAGGCCCCATCTCGGCAGTAG
- the slc37a3 gene encoding sugar phosphate exchanger 3 codes for MPPSCCGCLSQYTHHHLVAFLLTFFSYVFLHASRKTFSNVKVSISAQWTPTPQNGSAPAFSPGETWEKNRLFENEEQATLFLGALDTIFLFSYAVGLYLSGVIGDRVNLRYVLCFGLCGSAAVDFVFGTLTEWLHIYNVYLYCSLWVLNGLLQSTVWPCVVAVMANWFGKTGRGFVFGLWSACASVGNILGAFLASSVLKYGYEYAFLVTSVVQFGGGVVLFFGLLTSPNEVGLSMDCQTGLCPVDTDTNRPLISNKEEEEEEKEEEEEDDVQDRHYRSVQGSSKAVGFFQAFCLPGVLPYSLAFACLKLVNYSFFFWLPFYLSNNYGWKEAEADRLSMWYDVGGIIGGTVQGLVTDFLGKRAPVLAISLTLAMASLVGYSHSPNDKTINAVLLAITGFFIGGPSNMISSAISADLGRQEAIRGSREALATVTGIVDGTGSIGAAGGQYLVSLIESKLGWIYVFYFFVVMTGGSIVFITPLILTEVRAMWRERQTRHHQL; via the exons ATGCCTCCCTCGTGCTGTGGCTGCCTGTCACAGTACACCCATCATCACCTGGTTGCATTCCTTCTCACCTTCTTTAG CTATGTGTTCCTGCATGCATCCAGGAAGACGTTCAGCAATGTGAAAGTGAGCATCTCCGCCCAGTGGACGCCTACTCCTCAAAATGGCAGCGCTCCCGCTTTCTCGCCTGGCGAG ACATGGGAGAAAAACCGTCTGTTTGAGAATGAAGAGCAGGCGACTCTCTTCCTGGGAGCACTAGACACCATCTTCCTCTTCTCCTATGCTGTG GGTTTGTATCTGAGCGGCGTGATTGGCGACAGGGTGAACCTGCGCTATGTGCTGTGCTTCGGCCTGTGTGGCTCTGCTGCTGTG GACTTTGTTTTTGGCACCCTGACTGAGTGGCTCCACATCTACAATGTCTACCTCTACTGTAGCCTATGGGTGCTGAACGGCCTGCTGCAGTCCACTGTCTGGCCCTGCGTGGTCGCCGTCATGGCCAACTGGTTCGGCAAGACAGG ACGAGGCTTCGTGTTCGGCCTGTGGAGCGCTTGCGCGTCGGTGGGCAACATCCTGGGTGCCTTCTTGGCATCCAGCGTGCTCAAGTATGGCTACGAG TATGCCTTCCTGGTGACGTCTGTGGTGCAGTTTGGTGGTGGGGTGGTACTTTTCTTTGGCCTGCTCACCTCCCCAAATGAAGTCG GTCTGAGTATGGATTGTCAGACAGGACTCTGCCCAGTTGACACAGATACCAACAGGCCTCTGATAAGCaacaaggaagaggaggaggaggagaaggaggaggaggaggaggacgatgtACAAGATCGTCACTACCGTTCAGTGCAAGGGTCCTCTAAAGCCGTGGGCTTTTTCCAAGCTTTCTGCCTGCCCGGAGTTCTGCCG TATTCACTGGCGTTCGCATGTCTGAAGCTGGTGAACTACTCCTTCTTCTTCTGGCTTCCTTTCTACTTGAGCAATAACTACGGCTGGAAGGAAGCTGAGGCCGACCGGCTGTCCATGTGGTATGACGTTGGAGGAATCATTG gcgGAACCGTTCAGGGTCTGGTAACTGACTTCTTGGGAAAGCGAGCCCCTGTGTTGGCCATAAGTCTCACACTTGCCATGGCTTCTTTGGTGGGGTACAGCC ATTCGCCAAATGACAAGACAATCAACGCTGTCCTGCTGGCCATCACGGGCTTCTTCATCGGCGGTCCGTCCAACATGATCAGCTCCGCCATATCCGCCGACCTGGGGAGACAGGAGGCCATCAGGGGCAGCCGGGAGGCTCTCGCCACAGTCACCGGTATCGTGGATGGCACAGGAAGTATAGGAGCTGCTGGAGGACAA TACTTGGTGTCCCTCATCGAGAGCAAGTTGGGTTGGATATATGTGTTCTACTTCTTCGTCGTCATG ACAGGGGGCAGCATTGTGTTCATCACGCCCCTGATCCTGACAGAGGTGCGTGCCATGTGGAGAGAGCGGCAGACTCGGCATCACCAGCTCTGA